A genomic window from Heptranchias perlo isolate sHepPer1 chromosome 20, sHepPer1.hap1, whole genome shotgun sequence includes:
- the LOC137335742 gene encoding receptor expression-enhancing protein 4-like isoform X2: MMYWIVFAIFTTIETFTDIFISWFPFYYEIKVAFVVWLLSPYTKGASMLYRKFIHPTLSSKEKEIDCYIIQAKERSYETMVNFGRKGLNMAATAAVSAAAKSQGAIAGRLRSFSMQDLTSIQGDEPAHYRDPLYPEEVLMGRKPISAARGEYSQRLPVTALNRQYVDESDSQDECKSDGEAENQRSSLRLHEVQHSRRPRRVQSQHVPRKKLQSKEGVIKPVKVRPKKKAVQSNFDTL; encoded by the exons ATGATGTATTGGATCGTGTTTGCAATCTTCACTACTATAGAAACCTTCACAGACATATTTATTTCGTG GTTCCCATTCTATTATGAGATCAAGGTTGCATTTGTTGTTTGGCTTTTGTCCCCATACACTAAGGGTGCCAGCATGCTTTATAGGAAGTTCATTCACCCCACCCTTTCTTCAAAAGAGAAG GAAATTGATTGCTACATTATTCAAGCCAAAGAGCGTAGCTATGAAACCATGGTGAATTTTGGCAGGAAAGGACTAAACATGGCAGCAACTGCTGCCGTAAGTGCTGCTGCGAAG AGTCAGGGAGCTATCGCTGGACGCCTGCGCAGTTTCAGCATGCAGGATTTAACTAGCATTCAGGGTGATGAACCAGCACATTACAGAGACCCTCTTTATCCTGAAGAAGTGCTGATGGGAAGGAAACCCATCTCTGCAGCAAGAGGAGAGTATT CTCAAAGACTCCCAGTGACTGCGCTAAACCGTCAGTATGTAGACGAGAGTGATTCACAGGATGAGTGCAAATCTGACGGGGAGGCAGAAAACCAAAGGAGTTCATTACGTCTTCATGAAGTGCAACATTCCAGACGGCCCAGACGAGTCCAGAGCCAACACGTGCCCAGGAAAAAACTGCAGAGCAAAGAG GGTGTGATAAAACCAGTAAAAGTTAGGCCAAAGAAGAAGGCTGTGCAGTCTAATTTTGACACTTTGTGA
- the LOC137335742 gene encoding receptor expression-enhancing protein 1-like isoform X1 → MVSWLISRLVVLAFGTLYPAYTSYKAVKTKNVKEYVRWMMYWIVFAIFTTIETFTDIFISWFPFYYEIKVAFVVWLLSPYTKGASMLYRKFIHPTLSSKEKEIDCYIIQAKERSYETMVNFGRKGLNMAATAAVSAAAKSQGAIAGRLRSFSMQDLTSIQGDEPAHYRDPLYPEEVLMGRKPISAARGEYSQRLPVTALNRQYVDESDSQDECKSDGEAENQRSSLRLHEVQHSRRPRRVQSQHVPRKKLQSKEGVIKPVKVRPKKKAVQSNFDTL, encoded by the exons gctTGCGTTTGGTACTTTGTATCCTGCCTACACATCCTATAAAGCTGTCAAGACAAAAAATGTGAAGGAATAT GTCCGGTGGATGATGTATTGGATCGTGTTTGCAATCTTCACTACTATAGAAACCTTCACAGACATATTTATTTCGTG GTTCCCATTCTATTATGAGATCAAGGTTGCATTTGTTGTTTGGCTTTTGTCCCCATACACTAAGGGTGCCAGCATGCTTTATAGGAAGTTCATTCACCCCACCCTTTCTTCAAAAGAGAAG GAAATTGATTGCTACATTATTCAAGCCAAAGAGCGTAGCTATGAAACCATGGTGAATTTTGGCAGGAAAGGACTAAACATGGCAGCAACTGCTGCCGTAAGTGCTGCTGCGAAG AGTCAGGGAGCTATCGCTGGACGCCTGCGCAGTTTCAGCATGCAGGATTTAACTAGCATTCAGGGTGATGAACCAGCACATTACAGAGACCCTCTTTATCCTGAAGAAGTGCTGATGGGAAGGAAACCCATCTCTGCAGCAAGAGGAGAGTATT CTCAAAGACTCCCAGTGACTGCGCTAAACCGTCAGTATGTAGACGAGAGTGATTCACAGGATGAGTGCAAATCTGACGGGGAGGCAGAAAACCAAAGGAGTTCATTACGTCTTCATGAAGTGCAACATTCCAGACGGCCCAGACGAGTCCAGAGCCAACACGTGCCCAGGAAAAAACTGCAGAGCAAAGAG GGTGTGATAAAACCAGTAAAAGTTAGGCCAAAGAAGAAGGCTGTGCAGTCTAATTTTGACACTTTGTGA